The following proteins are encoded in a genomic region of Periophthalmus magnuspinnatus isolate fPerMag1 chromosome 21, fPerMag1.2.pri, whole genome shotgun sequence:
- the hce2l1 gene encoding high choriolytic enzyme 1 has product MCSTMIFLGIFVAVLSQVYTLPLKNTTEPNEGKMRMKRKYSDEIKDWDEMTAMDQILVVNSRLRAPRGITVRDGDIASTFPRSAISCPGNTCLWQKSVDGFVYVPYIMSPLYDDMDRITIETGMQDISAGTCIKFVPRTHEVSFLDIQPRYGCWSFLGQTGGSQTLSLQTPGCMWSGVAAHEFMHALGFVHEQSRSDRDHYVTIVWKNIMPDQIHNFRKQATNNLNSPYDYSSVMHYGRYAFSEDGGPTIIPRPDPYIPIGQRDGPSALDLHKINVLYDCGANE; this is encoded by the exons ATGTGTTCAACCATGATTTTTCTGGGCATCTTTGTGGCTGTGTTGAGTCAGGTCTACACCCTTCCTCTAAAG AATACCACTGAGCCAAATGAAGGCAAAATGAGAATGAAAAGAAAGTATTCAG ATGAAATCAAAGATTGGGATGAAATGACAGCGATGGATCAAATCCTTGTAGTTAACAGCA GACTTCGAGCACCCCGAGGGATAACGGTCAGGGATGGGGACATTGCGAGTACGTTTCCACGGAGTGCTATATCGTGCCCTGGGAACACCTGTCTGTGGCAAAAATCAGTGGATGGGTTTGTTTATGTGCCTTACATCATGTCTCCTCTCTATG ATGATATGGATAGAATTACCATAGAAACTGGTATGCAAGACATTTCTGCTGGAACATGTATTAAGTTTGTTCCACGAACTCATGAAGTCAGCTTTTTGGATATTCAGCCTAGATATGG CTGCTGGTCTTTCCTGGGACAGACTGGGGGAAGCCAGACTTTGTCCCTGCAGACCCCTGGGTGCATGTGGTCTGGAGTGGCTGCACATGAATTCATGCATGCACTTGGCTTTGTACATGAACAGTCTCGCTCTGACCGTGACCACTATGTAACAATAGTATGGAAAAACATCATGCCAG ATCAAATTCATAACTTCAGGAAGCAGGCGACCAACAACCTGAACAGCCCCTATGACTACAGCTCAGTCATGCATTATGGAAG ATATGCCTTCTCTGAAGATGGTGGTCCCACAATAATACCAAGACCTGATCCTTACATTCCCATTGGCCAACGAGATGGACCAAGTGCTTTAGACttgcataaaataaatgttctctATGACTGTG GTGCCAATGAATAA
- the LOC117389536 gene encoding hatching enzyme 1.2, with the protein MDRIILLYLLSACLSAVPAQKFLYSSPWVPRGIKAREDPDDGSIMNEIIKVNEFQASRIIDGSISLREGDIAVSAGKRSKVCFARSCLWSKSVDGHVYIAYNLSPEYSEMEEKLIKKGMETVEKGTCVRFVPRTHQRDYIDIQPKSGCWSYLGARGGRQTVSLQSPSCLQVGVIAHEFMHALGFVHEQSRFDRDNYVTIMWPHIWRDRLRNFEKFKTDSLNLPYDYNSIMHFGMYAYSQDGNPTIVPKSSQNVKIGQATTPSHIDKMKINRLYKCGDDDDY; encoded by the exons ATGGACAGGATTATCCTGTTGTACTTgctctctgcctgtctctcaGCGGTACCTGCTCAG AAGTTTTTATACAGCTCTCCTTGGGTTCCCAGGGGCATTAAAG CTCGTGAAGATCCAGACGATGGATCTATCATGAATGAAATCATCAAAGTGAATGAGTTTCAAG CTTCCCGCATCATTGATGGCTCTATCAGCCTCAGAGAGGGAGACATTGCTGTCTCAGCTGGCAAGCGCTCTAAAGTATGTTTTGCAAGAAGCTGTCTCTGGTCAAAGTCAGTGGATGGACATGTCTATATTGCATATAACCTCTCACCTGAATACA GTGAAATGGAAGAGAAGCTGATTAAAAAAGGTATGGAGACTGTAGAGAAAGGCACTTGTGTGAGATTTGTTCCTCGGACTCACCAGCGAGACTACATAGACATACAGCCAAAGTCAGG ATGCTGGTCCTACCTTGGTGCACGCGGCGGGAGGCAGACAGTTTCCCTGCAGAGTCCGAGCTGCCTCCAGGTTGGGGTGATCGCTCATGAGTTCATGCACGCCCTGGGCTTTGTGCACGAGCAGTCCCGCTTTGACAGGGACAACTATGTCACCATCATGTGGCCACACATTTGGAGAG ATCGTTTAAGGAATTTTGAGAAATTCAAGACAGACAGTCTGAATCTACCTTATGATTATAACTCAATCATGCACTTTGGCAT gtatgCCTACTCACAAGATGGGAATCCAACCATTGTTCCTAAGAGTAGTCAAAATGTGAAGATCGGCCAAGCAACAACCCCCAGCCATATTGACAAGATGAAAATCAACAGACTTTACAAATGTG gtgatgatgatgattactGA
- the ankzf1 gene encoding ankyrin repeat and zinc finger domain-containing protein 1: protein MSACTSHRSIFDLCPNDEILNGLKEVNSILKQTVDHEPTQEENKSRDDDREGEGSLVRDVSDKMTCLACKCSFTNREDQMEHYKLDWHRFNLRQKMEGLSPVTVEEFERKTGAGDMSSISGSESDSEEGDSDSDYGGTSSNVTGTDNESSSENSLICGRLSSKVVFQNSAGQYLSVHRCILQGKRNEEIDLVLSLKAVNKKTVWVILMTGGGHFAGAVFRGKEVIQHKTFHRYTVRAKRGTAQGLRDAQNRSHAPKSAGAALRRYNEAALVKDIQDILVSWVDHLKEASAIFVRSPSYNKSIFFGGRTAALDKKDSRIHSIPFATRRATFREVQRVHEVLGNIQVYGNETDMSFIFSQSKKMWKKAVKVKVQPTTDQDKENSCKTSSGEEEESGAVQLEMEELSLTTLDLRESEVYPSKRKRRKNKNKDGKMQTQDLDSTEEHTEEQQEAAETVEAPQDKKSKRRRRGQKKKELKDTVDDTWEYSVRDALFTACKIGDVDGLQRLLNDPKPVEKMGTAEETETSNVKTPLIFLNKPIDSSGFTLLHVASTAAQKEVVKCLLDIGADPACRDNKGQTPYNVAPEKDTRNVFRKFMGENPDKYDYSKAQIPGPLTAEIESKKLEKKKAQKAQKKQREKEQKEEKKKQEMEAEEKKRFAALSDREKRALAAERRLAEQAAATGVSISNAKRCWMCGESLLGKIPFQYLDFTFCSPRCVQQHRKANAK, encoded by the exons ATGTCTGCTTGTACCTCTCATCGatctatatttgatttatgTCCAAACGATGAGATTTTGAATGGACTTAAAGAGGTGAACTCTATCCTTAAACAGACTGTTGATCATGAACCAACACAAGAGG AAAATAAAAGCCGGGATGATGACAGGGAAGGGGAAGGCAGCCTGGTTAGAGACGTGTCTGATAAGATGACCTGCTTAGCTTGCAAATGCTCCTTTACTAACCGTGAAGACCAG ATGGAACACTACAAGCTTGACTGGCATCGTTTCAACTTGAGACAAAAGATGGAAGGATTGTCACCAGTAACAGTGGAAGAGTTTGAAAGGAAAACTGGAGCTG GAGACATGTCGAGTATCTCAGGCTCAGAGTCCGACTCAGAGGAAGGAGACTCAGATAGTGATTATGGTGGAACAAGCAGTAACGTCACAGGAACAGATAATGAGAGCTCCTCTGAAAATAGTTTGATTTGTGGTCGACTTTCAAGCAAGGTTGTTTTCCAAAATTCTGCAGGACAGTATCTTTCTGTACATCGCTGTATTCTTCAGGGAAAG agaaatgaaGAGATAGATTTAGTGCTGTCTCTAAAAGCTGTAAACAAAAAGACTGTTTGGGTGATTCTCATGACCGGTGGAGGCCATTTTGCTGGAGCTGTATTTCGGGG TAAAGAAGTCATTCAGCACAAGACATTTCACCGATACACTGTCCGTGCAAAGAGAGGCACTGCCCAAGGTCTCAGGGACGCACAGAACCGCAGCCACGCTCCCAAATCAGCAGGAGCTGCTCTGAGGAGATACAACGAGGCAGCCCTGGTTAAG gaCATTCAAGACATTCTTGTTAGCTGGGTAGATCATTTAAAGGAAGCATCTGCAATATTTGTGCGTTCTCCAAGCTACAACAAATCCATATTTTTTGGTGGCCGGACCGCTGCTCTAGACAAAAAGGACTCCAGAATTCACAGTATTCCTTTTGCAACAAGGAGGGCGACGTTTAGAGAGGTGCAGCGGGTACATGAAGTACTTGGTAATATTCAGGTTTATG GGAATGAGACTGATATGTCCTTCATCTTTAGCCAATCCAAAAAGATGTGGAAAAAAGCAGTCAAGGTGAAAGTGCAACCTACCACTGATCAAGACAAAG aaaacagctgcaaaacaagttcaggggaggaagaagagagtggTGCAGTCCAACTAGAAATGGAAGAACTATCATTAACAACACTGGACTTAAGGGAGTCAGAAGTGTATCCATCTAAGCGCAAAAGgcggaaaaataaaaacaaagatggTAAAATGCAAACTCAGG ATTTGGATAGCACAGAAGAGCACACTGAGGAGCAACAAGAGGCTGCGGAGACAGTGGAAGCACCTCAAGATAAAAAatcaaagaggaggagaagaggacagaaaaagaaagaactgaaag ACACTGTCGATGACACTTGGGAGTACAGCGTGAGGGATGCGCTCTTTACGGCCTGTAAGATTGGTGATGTAGATGGTTTGCAACGACTTCTGAATGACCCAAAACCAGTAGAAAAGATGGGGACTgcagaagagacagagacctCAAATGTCAAAACCCCACTTATATTTCTCAATAAGCCCATAGACTCGTCAGGATTCACTTTGTTGCATGTTGCTTCAACTGCAGCACAGAAGGAAGTGGTCAAGTGTCTTTTAGATATAGGAGCAGACCCAGCATGCAG AGACAACAAAGGCCAGACCCCATATAATGTAGCACCGGAGAAAGACACAAGGAATGTTTTTAGGAAATTCATGGGGGAGAACCCTGATAAGTACGACTACAGTAAAGCACAG ATCCCAGGCCCACTCACAGCAGAGATTGAGTCCAAAAAGTTGGAGAAGAAAAAGgctcaaaaagcacaaaaaaaacagcgagaaaaggaacaaaaggaagagaagaaaaaacaagagatggaggcagaggagaagaagaggttTGCAGCTTTATCAGACCGAGAAAAA AGAGCCTTGGCAGCAGAGCGCAGACTGGCTGAACAAGCTGCTGCAACAGGAGTTAGTATCTCAAATGCAAA GAGATGCTGGATGTGTGGAGAGTCACTTCTGGGGAAAATCCCATTTCAGTATCTGGATTTTACGTTCTGTAGCCCGCGTTGTGTCCAACAACACAGAAAGGCCAATGCCAAATAA
- the tra2b gene encoding transformer-2 protein homolog beta isoform X2, with protein MWFVQESRSASRSVSRGSHGSGKSASRSPARSKDGSRHSRSKSRSRSRSKSGSRRGSRRHYSRSRSRSRSYRRRSRSRSYSGERRHRSHSRSPMSNRRRHIGNRANPDPNACLGVFGLSLYTTERDLRDVFSKYGPLADVSIVYDQQSRRSRGFAFVYFENTDDAKEAKERANGMELDGRRIRVDFSITKRPHTPTPGIYMGRPTYGGGGPSGPRRYSRDYDRGYDRGYDRGDRGDRGGYDRYDDRDYYRSYRKRSPSPYYRGAYRSRSRSRSYSPRRY; from the exons atgtggttcGTTCAGGAGTCCCGCTCTGCCTCGCGGAGCGTATCCCGAGGCTCCCATGGCTCTGGGAAATCTGCGAGCCGCTCCCCGGCTCGTTCTAAGGATGGTTCCCGGCATTCCCGCTCCAAGTCCCGCTCCCGATCCAGATCCAAGTCTGG CTCTCGTCGCGGCTCCAGGCGTCACTACAGCCGCTCTCGCTCCCGTTCACGCTCATACCGCAGACGCTCCCGCAGCAGGTCCTACAGTGGAGAGAGACGTCATCGGAGCCACAGCCGCTCTCCTATGTCCAACCGCCGCAGACACATCGGCAACAGA GCAAATCCAGACCCAAACGCCTGTCTGGGAGTGTTCGGCCTCAGCCTGTACACCACTGAGCGGGACTTGAGGGacgttttctccaaatatgGTCCTCTCGCAGACGTCAGTATTGTGTATGACCAGCAATCAAGGCGCTCCAGGGGCTTtgcttttgtttactttgaGAACACGGATGATGCGAAAGAG GCGAAGGAGAGGGCTAATGGCATGGAGCTGGATGGGCGCAGGATCAGAGTGGACTTCTCCATTACAAAAAGGCCACACACCCCAACACCCGGGATTTACATGGGCCGTCCTACATA TGGTGGAGGTGGACCCAGTGGACCTCGGCGTTACTCTCGTGATTATGACCGTGGATATGATCGTGGGtatgacagaggagacagaggagacagaggaggctATGATCGCTATGACGACAGGGATTACTACAGATCATACAG AAAACGCTCTCCGTCACCCTACTACAGGGGCGCATACAGGTCCCGGTCCAGGTCTCGATCCTATTCTCCAC GTCGCTATTGA
- the tra2b gene encoding transformer-2 protein homolog beta isoform X1, with amino-acid sequence MSDNEKGYGRESRSASRSVSRGSHGSGKSASRSPARSKDGSRHSRSKSRSRSRSKSGSRRGSRRHYSRSRSRSRSYRRRSRSRSYSGERRHRSHSRSPMSNRRRHIGNRANPDPNACLGVFGLSLYTTERDLRDVFSKYGPLADVSIVYDQQSRRSRGFAFVYFENTDDAKEAKERANGMELDGRRIRVDFSITKRPHTPTPGIYMGRPTYGGGGPSGPRRYSRDYDRGYDRGYDRGDRGDRGGYDRYDDRDYYRSYRKRSPSPYYRGAYRSRSRSRSYSPRRY; translated from the exons ATGAGCGATAACGAGAAAGGCTATGGTCGG GAGTCCCGCTCTGCCTCGCGGAGCGTATCCCGAGGCTCCCATGGCTCTGGGAAATCTGCGAGCCGCTCCCCGGCTCGTTCTAAGGATGGTTCCCGGCATTCCCGCTCCAAGTCCCGCTCCCGATCCAGATCCAAGTCTGG CTCTCGTCGCGGCTCCAGGCGTCACTACAGCCGCTCTCGCTCCCGTTCACGCTCATACCGCAGACGCTCCCGCAGCAGGTCCTACAGTGGAGAGAGACGTCATCGGAGCCACAGCCGCTCTCCTATGTCCAACCGCCGCAGACACATCGGCAACAGA GCAAATCCAGACCCAAACGCCTGTCTGGGAGTGTTCGGCCTCAGCCTGTACACCACTGAGCGGGACTTGAGGGacgttttctccaaatatgGTCCTCTCGCAGACGTCAGTATTGTGTATGACCAGCAATCAAGGCGCTCCAGGGGCTTtgcttttgtttactttgaGAACACGGATGATGCGAAAGAG GCGAAGGAGAGGGCTAATGGCATGGAGCTGGATGGGCGCAGGATCAGAGTGGACTTCTCCATTACAAAAAGGCCACACACCCCAACACCCGGGATTTACATGGGCCGTCCTACATA TGGTGGAGGTGGACCCAGTGGACCTCGGCGTTACTCTCGTGATTATGACCGTGGATATGATCGTGGGtatgacagaggagacagaggagacagaggaggctATGATCGCTATGACGACAGGGATTACTACAGATCATACAG AAAACGCTCTCCGTCACCCTACTACAGGGGCGCATACAGGTCCCGGTCCAGGTCTCGATCCTATTCTCCAC GTCGCTATTGA
- the glb1l gene encoding beta-galactosidase-1-like protein, which yields MATSVFLFVAFNLAILCVNGNLVSERSFSIDYNKNCFLKDGQTFQYISGSIHYSRIPRAYWKDRLLKMYMTGLNAIQVYVPWNFHESTQGVYNFTGDRDLVHFLDLANQTGLLVILRPGPYICAEWEMGGLPAWLLQKPNIILRSADTDYLQAVSNWLAVLLPKVKPWLYINGGNIITVQVENEYGSYFACDYNYMRYLRALFRFFLGENTVLFTIDGNTDKEMTCGSLEGLYATVDFGTDTNVTEAFERQRRFEPRGPLVNSEFYTGWLDHWGDSHAMVSTEKVIRMLAEMLMMGANVNMYMFEGGTNFGYWNGADHDRRYRSVVTSYDYDAPLSEAGDPTDKLLAIREVIKMVRDVPPGSMPPAIPKFAYGFVTLKKVGNISSVLSTISPTGPVKSQYPLAFEELKQYYGFVLYRTTLPRDLYEPTPLISPLNGVHDRAYVSVNGVYQGLLERDIVLVTNVTGKQGDTLDIFVENMGRVNFGSKINDYKGILSNLILGKDVLTDWNIYPLNIDEAIAGGWPHSESFKPKSPIKKEQLFGPTFYMGTLQPNGLTWDTFLKLHEWTKGQVWINGVNLGRYWPARGPQQTLYVPGSLISPTQTNNITVLELERAPTHLKVLFMDRPLLNVTANRS from the exons ATGGCTACGAGCGTCTTCCTTTTTGTGGCGTTCAATCTAGCCATTCTATGTGTCAATGGAAACCTG GTCTCAGAAAGGTCTTTCTCAATTGACTACAATAAAAATTGTTTTCTGAAAGATGGACAGACTTTCCAGTACATCTCAGGCAGCATCCACTACTCCAGGATCCCCAGGGCCTACTGGAAAGACCGGCTTTTGAAGATGTACATGACTGGACTCAATGCCATTCAAGT ATATGTACCATGGAACTTCCACGAGTCAACACAGGGGGTTTACAACTTCACAGGAGACAGAGACTTGGTGCACTTTTTAGATTTGGCCAATCAGACAGGACTCCTGGTCATTCTGCGCCCAGGGCCTTACATCTGTGCAGAATGGGAAATG GGGGGACTTCCTGCATGGTTACTTCAGAAGCCAAACATCATTCTTCGATCAGCTGACACAG ATTATCTACAAGCTGTTAGCAACTGGCTTGCTGTTCTTCTCCCTAAAGTCAAACCCTGGCTCTACATCAATGGAGGAAATATCATAACTGTGCAG GTGGAAAATGAATATGGAAGTTACTTTGCCTGTGACTATAACTACATGCGGTATCTCCGTGCTCTGTTCCGTTTCTTTCTGGGTGAAAACACAGTCTTGTTCACCATTGATGGCAACACAGACAAGGAAATGACATGTGGTAGTTTGGAAGGATTATACGCCACAGTGGACTTTGGCACAG ACACGAACGTAACAGAAGCTTTTGAAAGGCAGAGACGATTTGAACCCAGAGGTCCATTG GTGAATTCAGAGTTTTACACTGGTTGGTTGGACCACTGGGGAGACTCACATGCCATGGTCAGCACTGAAAAGGTCATTCGAATGCTGGCAGAGATGCTCATGATGGGAGCCAATGTCAACAT GTACATGTTTGAAGGAGGCACCAACTTTGGATACTGGAATG GTGCTGACCATGACAGGCGGTATCGCTCTGTTGTGACCAGTTATGATTATGATGCCCCCCTGTCTGAGGCTGGAGACCCCACAGATAAACTGTTGGCTATCAGGGAAGTCATTAAAATG gTTAGAGATGTTCCTCCTGGATCTATGCCACCTGCCATTCCCAAGTTTGCTTATGGATTTGTAACACTTAAAAAG GTTGGTAATATTAGCTCCGTCTTGAGCACCATCTCACCCACGGGGCCTGTAAAATCTCAGTATCCTCTGGCTTTTGAAGAGCTCAAACAG TACTATGGTTTCGTGCTGTATCGGACCACACTGCCCCGGGACCTCTACGAACCCACACCACTTATCTCTCCTCTCAATGGAGTTCATGACCGCGCATACGTGTCTGTCAATGGG GTTTATCAAGGTCTATTGGAGAGAGACATTGTGCTTGTAACAAATGTGACTGGAAAGCAGGGGGACACTCtggacatttttgttgaaaacatGGGCAGGGTGAACTTTGGCAGCAAGATCAATGATTATAAG ggcATTCTGAGTAACCTGATTTTGGGTAAAGATGTACTGACAGACTGGAATATCTATCCTCTGAACATTGATGAAGCCATAGCTGGTGGATGGCCTCATTCAGAAAGTTTCAAGCCTAAATCTCCCATAAAGAAAGAACAGTTATTTGGACCAACATTCTATATGGGCACCTTGCAGCCCAACGGTCTAACCTGGGACACATTTCTCAAACTCCATGAGTGGACAAAG GGACAAGTATGGATCAATGGTGTAAACCTGGGTAGGTACTGGCCTGCACGAGGGCCACAGCAGACCCTCTATGTCCCAGGATCCCTGATCAGCCCCACTCAGACCAATAACATCACGGTTCTGGAGCTGGAGAGAGCACCCACACATCTTAAAGTTCTGTTTATGGACCGGCCTCTGCTCAATGTCACTGCCAATCGATCCTGA